The genomic segment TGAGAGCCCGCACCACCACCTCGCGCGGATACACCGATGTCTGCGTGAGCGTGCCGCGGAACATCACCTCCATCTGGATCAACCGGTTCTGCGCATCCAGGAACATCACGGCGAACAGTTCGTGCACCTGCCGCGCCAGGTGCAATTGAAGGTAATGCTTGACGGCGTCGGGCGAGCTGAACACCTCCCTCGCGCGCAACTGCTGGGCCATCGCGCGGCGCGCCAGTTCCAGCACGGCCAGCAGTTCGGCGCGCTTGGCCGGGCCACCCAGGCCCTTGATGCGCTTGAGTTCGTCGGCCCCGGCGTGCAGCAGGCCCGCGACGCCGCCGAAGCCGTCGAC from the Ramlibacter henchirensis genome contains:
- the radC gene encoding RadC family protein; its protein translation is MTLLELPLDARPREKLLTRGPAALSDTELLALLLRTGMAGKGVFALAQELVDGFGGVAGLLHAGADELKRIKGLGGPAKRAELLAVLELARRAMAQQLRAREVFSSPDAVKHYLQLHLARQVHELFAVMFLDAQNRLIQMEVMFRGTLTQTSVYPREVVVRALKLDAAAVVLAHNHPSGTVLPSRADEALTQTLKSALALVDVRVLDHVIVAPGEALSMAQRGLL